The genomic region CTTAGCATCATGTATATGTGTTATTTACTAAAAaatgaatttggtcttgtcaaggCTTGTGAGAAGGTGATCAAAATGATGTCTTGCCCAAGCAATTATTtgagaaaatacataaaaaaatgtcTCAATGGAAGAGAGGAGAGCCAGCTAGACCCTGTCAAAACATTTTAGTTATTGAAGTTATTAAGTGTGAATTAGAGAAGAGAGTCCAATATTGTTTTCAGTCAAGTTTAATCACATTATCTTTTAGTTTTAATTGATTGCACATAAAATGTTAAGGTGAATTTATTGTGTGAGAGTTGAAGAGTCTAAGGATTTTGTCAAACTCAGATTTAATATTTGAAGGATTTCTAAAGGGTTAAAGAGgaattattttatgtgtttttattGTTCTTGGGGACCCTAGGTAGGATACTAATGGGATAAGGGGTCATTTTAAGTACTCATATTGTACTTGGGTCAACATATGATGCTTCTATACTTTCCATTTCAAGGAATGGCGAGTTTATGatttggggattggagaattgaCTTGTCTCACTCTCCAACCCACTCCCCAAAGTGCATTTATGAACCTTGGGGAGAGGAATAAGGCTCACACATGTGAGCCACCTTCCAAGGTTAGGATAAGTGTACACACTTCACACCACCCCAAGagtctcacacatgtgtgagaactaATGGGTAAGTGTGATgagagggaaataatgggaaggTGACAAGTTTCACCTCTCCATTCAAGGGATTCAATTTTGAATCCTTAAATAACCTTCAATGGAGGAGGAGTTTGGGAAAATTTGGTTTTTTGAGAAGTCACTTTTGGTTTTCTATTGGGGTGAGGGAAATTTGGCTTATGGAGAAGTCACTTTTGGTTTTCTACTGGGGTGACAAAAATTGGAGGGAAAAAGCTCTTGTGATGGAGTTGTCAACTATGTGGGAGGTCATGGAGGAAGGAGGAGCTTTAATCTCACAAATCTCATGAAGAGATAAGTTTGTTTAATCTCATCCTTGCCTTAAACCTCTCTTGTGATGGTAGTTTATTGTTGCATGGTATGTGTCTTGAGTAGTTGCTCTCAATTATCTGTTGTGAGTTGGGCAAATATGGTTGTGGGAACATTGTGGGTTGTAGTTATGAAATGTGAAATCTTGCACATTTGTAAGCTTGATAAATAAATGTGAGGAATGGGATTATGATGATTCTTCTAGCTTAGGGGATGGCTAAGGTCTCAAAATGGCCTAATTATGCCATGGTAGGGAGGAGAGTTTTACTTCTTCTATTGGCATACATTTCCTATGGatcttttttttttatagttttgaaGATTATCATTTTATTTGAAAATATGAAGAGGAACAAGTTTTCTTCTACTAGCATGGTATCTGCTATATCTCTTACAAATGTTTCTTGGAGAAATATTTGAGTCTTATACCTCTTGAATGCATGTATTGGAAAGTGAGAAGAAAGAAATAGGTGTTGTATCTATTTTTTTGTGGCATAAATGAGTGTATGCCAACCTAAGATACTAGAAGAGTAACCCTTCATTTGAGAACAATGTAATAAGTCAATATTTTACATCTCTATATTTTGTTTGAATATCTAAAGGCATATGGAAATGAGAATAATGCTCATCGTAGAAAAGATATGCTCCTTAAGATTGAGATAGTAATGTATAGTCAATAAACATTGATAAGAGTAAATATGACAATTAAATGTGATGAAAGAAAATAAGAGACATATAATGTGTATATATCTAAAATTGGCttgatataaattaattaaatattaattatttaatcaatatctATTCCTCTATCGATAAATAAATTCATTCTATCCGATTCctctaatgattaaataaatatttatttatttaattataatgttAAAACCTAAGTCCTAAATCTTCTAAAGTTTCCATTAATTAAAtacttctaaattatttaattcctcTCCACTTCACTCTTCATATTGCTCTTCCATTTGAACCTTCCACCTCACTTGCCACCTCGCTCacatgtggctaagaaaattaatttttttaaatatttaattggaCATTTATCTTTAATATCTCTCCTATTCAAAATAAAGTGAGAGAATTATGTGTCACCTTATCTTCTATTCATTCTCCACCATCCCTATTTTCAAGACTTTGGTTTCTCCACCTCCATGGTCAAAGGTGTCTCATGAGATAAATTTCTCACGAGGCCTACCTTTTCTCTTACATTCCAACAACTTGGAAtgtttcctcctcctcctcctcctcctcctcctcctcctcatggtCATGGAGAGCATCATGACATGTAGCTTCTCCTCCCTCCTTTTCCCCTACCTTGTCAATGTAGGAGGAACATCCCGCTTTCTAGCTCTCACAATCCAACCAATTCAATCTTAGCCATCTATTGTCTCAAGACCAATTCATTGATCTTTTCCACTTAGGATCAGAGCCTTGGATTTCCTATAAAAGGAGACCTCATATCCTCATTTTGGGTAATACTCAAGAGTTTAGTGTGCTTATTATACTTTCATGCTTTCAAGAGATCATAGCAAATATCAAAAGTGTTTCTTTGGCTTTGAGCTTCCATTAGCATAACATAATCTTCATTGTTGCATTTAGCATCATAGGTATGTTATTTTAAGCTTCCTTACATCATTAGTTTCATCTCATTAACACACCATCTTATAACCATCTTAGCTTTGCATTGTAAATTCATTCCACTTTGCATCGTTCAATCAACCATAAAATTCATTCTCTTTTAAGTCATGTTGGAACAAGATTAGTGCAAGATTCTGAGAGAAAACATCAATTCCAAGATCTTAGGAGATACAACACAATGCAACAATAAAGAGGAATCAACATTTTCAAAGTATAATATATATTTTGTTGATTTCTTTATAATTTCATTGGTGATACTTGATTTAGTAGAATTCTAGATTATTTGTGGTATATTAGTAGGTATTGTAATGTTACATAATGTATTAAAATAACCTCTATCATATTAATCCATTTTAAATAGGAACCTATCTGATATCATATATATGTAGGCTTTAAGAAAGCATAGACTTATGCGCTACatcaaatatatattataaattcatATCTATGTGTATGATCCAACTAAATTATATGTATACTATTTAGAATATGAAAATTCATTTTTAAGACAAAAGAAAGGTGTTTGTCCACATTATTGTCAGGACTGGAACTCCTCTTTGACAGTTTAAGAGAGAACAAATAAACAAATCCTTGCACAAATTTAAGTTTGAATGTATTATAATATGTGAAAAAAATAGTAAATAGAATGAATAAAAACTGTCACGGGGCTCCAAGACTACCTCATAGGCTAAGGCTCTGCAAGACTTAAGGTCTCGACCCATGATGATTCTAAGCTCTAGAAAATATAGTAAACTGATTTCATTTATAAGTCAAATTTCCCCCTGCACCGTGGGTCTACAGTATTCATGTactcaaataacataataacatataTGCCAAAGGGGAGAGGTTGATGTCTTCATGAATCATCTCCATAAAGTTGGACTAACTTATGAAGTCCTACTGGCCGAAGGCATTCCTTATCTTCTTTCACCTCTGTAATACTTATCATTGGATCAACTAATAATGAAGTGCAACAACATAAATAATTTGAGTAGATGCAATTCATTTCATTAGTTATTGAAGGTCCTTATAAATACATAAAAACATCTTGAAGCTATTCTAAATTTGAAGGATATGATAATTTACTTGATATTTTCAATTTAAAAGAGTCTATTGTTGAGATATTTTAATAAACAATTAATTTTTCTTAGATATTGAACAAATGAAAGGTTTTTACATATAGAAACATTTGTCATAACTATCAAATCTACGTATAAAAAGAAATACAACTAAAATGTATAATATTATGGCATACTATTCTAAGAAaagcatgtaattttttttttggccACACTTAAGTTATACAATTACTAAGATGGTGTTATATATTTTTCTCTACTTTTCTATACAAAATTATATAATAgattggaatgcaatttattttgtGAGAACTGAatcaatttcatattttttaaacgTATATTATTTCCAAACTTAAATCAGTTGAATTTCATATTTCTATTATCAATATTATTTTCTATAAACTTTAAATGTAATCAAATAAATGTTTAATTgtcaattatattattttaatgcaATTAAGTTGAATAAAGGTTACAATATATATTATGAATGTATACTTTTATGTGCCATGCTTATTtcttaaatatttattatatttaaatttacaTTGTCACATcctaaatttataattttaaagagaaaaatatataaaacattgtaattaccaaaaaaaacttaatttcTATATCTTAATtacaatttatattataatttcattcaaaattatAATCTAAATATTTAATTCATATATTTAAAAGTTAAATAATCATTAGATGAATGTCAATTTAAAACAATAAATTAATCTAATCGCTCTATTTTTAGTAAAATAACTAAAATGATTAAATAGGGAATGAATCTAGAGCTTATGCTCTTCAATTATTTGAGCTTATTTAATGGTATGTAATTGTGGAATGATTGACTATTCATCTATGAAtatgataataaattaattaaaaattttatatatatataaaatttaaaggaAGATTGATAACCTAgctgctcaaaaaaaaaaaaagaagtggtGAAGAGAATAACAGAAATTTGGAAAGAGAAAAGTCTCTTATTATAAGAAAAGTACACTAGTATACTAGTACATTGCTTTTTCCATAACCATAACTATATAAATATTACAGAGGTAATTTCAAAGAGAATTGGCTATGCGATCATATAAATAATCACATATATAAGAAACACATCTCACATCTCCCATCTCCCATCTCCCTTTACATTTCTTTATAAATGTATTTCTGATGATTTATATGACTTCAAAAGAACCAGAATGGATTTTCTGAGTATATTACTTGTATTTATGTCCTTTCAAGATGAAATGGTTGGAAGTGGAAACTGTGGTTATAGACATATGTTCATGTCCAGAAGTCTTGGAAAACAGAAGAATCCGAAGGCTGCTGCGAAACAAGGAGTGGAATTTTCCGAGAGTTTTAGAGATTGAAGCAAACAAAGCATTTGGGCATCTGGGGCGTACCATAATCTGATTCATGCGCACGCACTGTTTCTCCAAATCTGTCATTCTCATTCTCATCCGACAGAATTCAAATCTGAGGTCTCTGTTCTCCATTCGAACTGATTCATACCCATCCCTGGACGAACTTAATGCACTCAGAAAGCGCTTGTTCATCACCTGCGAAGGGCATTTGTCCCCGAACTCTAAATCGTTTGTGCTTCCGCTCTTGATTTCATGGCGAAGTCTGAGCTGCTCGAAGTAGAGAACTTGCACGACGACGTGAAGAGGAAGGCGATGGTTTTTGGCGGCGTGCATGCATGCTTCCGCCGACAGCTTTTGACAGTCCATCAGCTTGCATAGCTTGTTGCGCTCCCCGTCCGTTGCAGCTGGATGAGCCTATGCAGTCAAATTTACACCCAATTCATACATAAGAATGATAAAATAGTTGTATTATTTTTggtagagtttttttttttaatgtttaagaATAGTCTTTTCGAAATCATGTTTGTGAATTTTATTATGAGTTAAAATGACTTTAATCAtagtataaattattttattttgactcAAAACAATTTTAATCATAATTATTACTTATTGCATTAACATGAGTGAATTATAAATAGTAGATTAAAATTTATCTCTTACGATTGTTCATGATTCATTCCATATAACAATAAGGAAATACTAAAACTCATGTAGAAGTTATCTATTCtaatatcatttcaattcaatcaagtataactttagTCTACTTAATGCATTTAGATGACGTGACTGAAGTACTAACACTTTTCTAAGCTCACCCATTCCAATACTATATATAAGACAAGCCCACCTATAACCTCTGAAGCAAAGTGTAAACTGAGTGAGAAAACCCTAGGGGTCGGGTCAGATTTCATTTATCTAAATACTACTACAAAAACTTCTAGGCAGGTCATCCAACCCAAAACTACTACAACTTGGACAAGTTAACTTTTCCATCTTCGTACTACTATGATTTGAACAAGAATGATCATCCATCCCAATATTTCTCAACACTACTATTGAAACTTATGGAAAGATCACAGATCTCAATACTACAACTCCAAGATTTCAACTAGTACTTTGAAACCAACAACTTATTGATGATAAAGGTGAAATTATCAAAACTTCCTTGGATTTTATTTATCTAAATACTAATAATAAAACTTCTAGGAAGGTCATCCAACCGAATAGCACAACTTGAACACTCAATTGTTCCACCtcaatattattatgatttgaacaACTACATTGCTCCAAAAAGATTatccatgccaatatttctcaatacTCCTATCTAAACTTATAGATAAATCAGCCATCTCAATACTAGAACaactaaaatatataaataaactaTACTTTTAACTACTCTCATAACAACTACTTACCCACCTCATATCACTTTATAGACCAAAATTACCCTATTCAATAATATTTGGACGAAAACTAATTTAAGAGCAGCCCCTACCCTTAGTTTGTATAGCTATTTGGAAATGAAAAATACTAAAAACAGGAATATAAATGTGTTTAAATATGAATAGAACCTTGAGGCAAATATCAATGGCCCTATAGAGCCCGTCATCAACCAAGCGCCCTTTCTCCCCAACAGCCTCCGCTAAAAGTATAAACTTCGAGATGTTCAAGTTCTTGTCCGGTGCAATCTCCGCCAAATAGCTATCCATGAGCGTCGAAACCTTTTCCATGGCGTTCCCACTGATCTGACTGGCAAACTCCACCGCCCCTTGTTCATCTTCCTCATATTCATCACCCGCAGAGTCTGTCAAAGCGAATGCCAAGAAATTGGTAACAACCCGCTGCACAACCTCCACATCAAACAGAGTGTCAGAGCTGTGCGAAAAAGAAACAACCAGAAGATCATGAGAGGTCGCACGATCGAGACTCATGGCGAGTCTCGACTCCAGCTCCATTCTACACTGAGGCGAAGCGTCCACTGTAATGGCCGTTCTGAGCAGACCGGATAGAAAACTGGTTGGGGCCGCATTTTTACCCGGCGGAAGAAGAGCCGCAATTCCTTCCACCACAGATCGCTGCTCTCGCTGCTTCTGGCTGAGACCATCCAGTGAATTGTGAGCGTAATTCATGAGAGCCCCACTTATGATTTCCTGCTTAACTCCTCTGGCTTTCATGGCGCTCATTATTCTTTCAAAGAAATCTATATGCAGTTCTGTCAGTTTTTTAACCCACGATTCTTCCAAGCCTTTCTGGTCCTCTGAATCCCATCCGTTTCTACACACCATGAGCTCGTTGCATGCCACGGAGACGATGTTTTTAATGCATATGTTCACAATTTGAAGGTCGTCAGCGAGTGGGAGCAGGTTATTGCAGCTGCGGAGAACTGCTATGGTGTTTGCAAGGTTGGGGAGAACGATGTTATTGAAGTAGGATTGTGCGAGTGAGTCTAGGCCATGGATATTGGGTTCTTGTTCCATTTCTAGATATTCTGCTGCGCATCTTATGGCTGCAACATTGTAGGTTGAGATCCCAAGATCGAGTCCGTAGCAGTACTTTGCCACTAACTCGAAAGCTTCTGCTCCTCCTGGCAATTCCGGAAGATTCAGATACGCTTCCACTCTGTCTGTGTCTGTTGATTCCACTGCTAACATTCTGCGTATTCGACCACATTTTGATACCAGGGGAGCCTGCATATAATTACAGCAAATGAAATCTCTGAGGAGTCAAATTATTGGCAAAATTATATCTTTTTTCCATTCAACTCAAAAGTTATATCTTTCTTTCATTCAACTCATATATAAGATAAGAGACACCAGTAATTGATAATGATATCAGATCTTCAATGAATTGAAAATCTGGTTGTCTGTAATTAAATTGGGTATAATTTTATTGTTATGATGTTTTAGATGATCTTTATGGTGATGTGTTCAATATTTCGTGATGATATGATCTATTATCAAGATGATAGAGTTATGGTAGTCAGATAAATCTTGTAACTCTCTATCAATTACAAAGGACATATTGGTACAAAAGAATTGCATAAAATTATATTCAGAAACACTACGATTTATATCATTATCATTCTAACATTATTTTATTTGGTATTAGTTTTTTACAGTCTATGTTAAAAAATagagattgtttctaaatttgtTGTGCATATTTTTTAATTGACGTTTCAAATCATACTCAGTCATCTATTATCAAAAAGAGCAAAAGAAAGAAGATCATTATGATCCTAAATATAGACCAGAAAACATACATGACAAATACATAAATAATCTCTATTATTATATGAAATTTTAATTTGACAATTCTTACTTCATTAAAAACGTCAGTCTTCACATTATTAATCAAATAATCTAAAAACCTACCAAAAATTAAAATCTTATTATAAAATCAAATTGCTTTAAAATTATGTCTTTCAGTATCAAAACCTTCATGATAAGTGTTAGTGAACATTCTAATCATCATCTTCATCTGTAAGTGTCAGTAATGTTTGGGATCATACTTTGAGATAATGTGATTATCATTAGATTGATTGAGAGTTACGGaagttaaataaattttataactaTCTATGAATCATGGAGGGAAACAATGATACTGAAGAATTGCCTACAATTTAATTCAGAAACACCAAGATCTATACTCATTTAGAAATTATTTTATTTGGCATTAGTTTTCATAGTCCATGTTGAAAAATAGAGATCGTTTCTAGATTTGTTATGCATGGTTTTTAATTGACGTTTCCACTTGCACTCAATAATCTATTATCATAAAGATGACTAGAAAGAAGAAAATAGTCTAAAATTCAGATCAGAAAACATATACAATGATACAGAAACAATCTCTATTATTATATTAAACTTTAATTTTACAATtcttatttcatttaaaaaaatgcaAACCTTTACCAAAAATCAACGTCTTATTATAAAACTTTAAACAGATAATATTTCCAAATTGTTGGAATGTGTAGTCTAAATTAGGTTTAAATTATACATTTTTACCTATATTTAGAATGATGACTAATCCACTGAatcaattcaaaattaaacaaatgTGGATGATTGATAAGCCTGTGTGTAAGATTACCTTGTGAAGTGCAAAACGAGCTCCTCCAGTTTCCACAGTCAAATCGCTCGGAACGTCCAAAGACAACCTGAACATAAGATTAGGAAATATAAGATTAAACCCAACAAACACCACTATATATTTTGATTGAGGATAAAATCCATCTGTAGAAACAAAAATCACAAAGACGTAATGTTTGATATCATTATTATGTTAACAGAAAATAATTTTATGCCATATCGCTGGATTTTCTAAGTAGAAAACCAATAGACTTCATTGTTAAAAAATGCgatttaaaaaagaaaatttgttttaATGGGCATACCAGTCTAAGCAACTCTGAATGCTTGTTAATATCATCGTGACTCAATCTTCGTGCACGCAGTGAAACAAATACAGAAGAAATACAAACCCAATTCCCAATTAGACCGTGCATTTTGCATTTGACTTAATCCTTATATAGAATACATTTCTACAAAGCTTTTGAAGCCTTTGTTGGGGGTTTCAACTTTGAAATGATGGCGAATTGCAACGGTGTAAAAAGCTAATGATGTGGGGAAGTGGCAGATAATTTTTCAGATAGCGTGTGGTGTGGTGAGCGAAGATTATCCTACCAAATTTACTCTAAAAGTTGGGCCTCTTTTCTGTTGAATGAAAATGAGAGACAAGATAAAAGTGGgttgaataaattatttaaccgTATAACAGTAAGTCATTTAATGCACATATTTTCATGCCATTTCACGCTAGATCGTTCTGTAAAGCATAATTACTGCCACTATAATTGAAGTTCACAGGTTTATTTTATCAATGAAATTTCGTTTCCATGCTCTTAATAGCAACCATTACCCCAACGAAAAAGGTGATAGTTATTTATGCTAATATTTAATGGACAAAGTTGAGCTGTAGAACTTTTCTTGCAAATGACGAAATTGGAAGTGTTACAGTTGTCGAGATTATTTATTTATATGTTCCGTCTTGGTGACGAGATGAAGCTTTTCATTTTGTGGGGTTCTCTCGCCATATGTCAAAACACTTATGAACTATTTTAGTATGATTGTAAAAACTACAGTATTCTTACCTAGAGAATCTACCTGGGGTTTGAATTTGATGAGTACCTTTTCCTTTCAATATGACCCAGTATTCCAAAAACATTATAGCAAAGGATGGATGCCCAAAGAAATCGCCCTAAATTTGGTAAGAACCTTTTTCTTTACAAGTATGAAAATTAACAAACGTTTGTTTAGCTTTTATTTTGTAACAAAGGATTAATTAGCCTTTATTTTCCCTCCTCGATCTTTGGGCTTAATCAAAACtatttatcatttatatttaatatttttatcaataaaatgtAGTCTAAGAGGATTGAACCTTTGAATTAAACCCCGGTCTAAGTTAGGTGAGACCACAAATTGAGGGGTTTCATTTCTGCAAACAAGAAACAAGAAACATAGGCTTGAAAGCTCATTATTGAGAAACACTAAATCATATAGTATTACAAGCTAAGCTATTGTACCACATTTATAATGGGAACATAGATGCATATTAAACAAAACCTCGTTTTTCTTCCTTTCCTCTACACCACTGTCCATTTCTCATCGATGTCCTTAACACTCTTGATCTCTTTAGTCTTCACTTGGAGGGAACTACTTTCTATAGGAGGCTCAATATCAATGCATTCAATCTAAACAACTAGTTTCTCATCTGCAATAGGGTCTATGGAATCCTTAACATTGTCACACTCCATCAACGAGGATTCATCAGAGTCCCTAGAAGGGATTTGAGCTAAACTTGGAGGCACCTTACCATTGTCAACACCATAGGATATTGTTGGGCCATTTTCAAGGGTATTGTCTTGAATCAAGCAATAATCTTCTTTCTCCACCAAGTAATGATTGTATATGCTAGAATTGGAAACTAACATACTGCAAAACATAAatgattcaaccactaaacctagCTCTACAAAAGTATCCAACATAcatcaatgaagaacctaaaaacatgcaaacaacaaaatagaaagatatTATACCTTCACATACtcatagggtttgatctccattgtttcctatctccattggtctTTCTTAATGTattatgattgctctcagatttgtattgtgcacaagagctcaatagagaaCAACTGTGGTTGTGTATGCAATTTGACAGAGTGTAGgtacttcacttgattgattgatatgGAAGGATAGGAAAAGGATCCTCTTTTCTAGAGAGTACCCTAAAAATGGAGGGCTGAGATTAATATGTGGAGGGATAAATGGTCGTCTTAGATTAGAGGGTAAGTATAAGAAATAAGAAagtattagagaggtggttaaaggtaaattaagagatgaatgacaagtgtcatggagggaaaaatctaatgaattaattaaataaagtaagatttaattaattaatagaagagatggggccaattaaataaatataatatttatttaatttagggaaaaggtaatttaagtaaataaaaatatttatttaaattagggaaaGGCAAGAAtaggattagtgaattaattaaataaataaaatctatttaatcaatagaattcttagcataaaataattaaataaaaaaattatttatttagttaggctaggacaattttaggtgtctacattttgcccctctttgagacatttcaatttattgcattgtttcaaagaagattaaaGCACTGGCATGATAAGTTGCCCTTGGTAAGGAAGATGACATGTCCCCTCAAGAGATTgggtgaattttttttgaaaaattcagaCAATCTCTCAAAAAAGAAAAAGGCTAGAAAAATATTAAGTAGGAAGGGTATGCAGGTGAAAAAGATTGAAGATGGGTGGAAACAAGGTCTCTAGGATCATGGTGACCACAGGGGGTCACCACGATCATCTAGGATTACCCCTCACATAAATAGGAGAGTTAGATAAGGACAACCTCATTTGAATCCATCACTTTCATTGTTCATGACGTAGAGAAAAGGAGAGCTTAAGAGTACCACAACAAAACTATGGTAGAGAGATTCCACCGATTTGAGAACATTTGATGGAACGCGTGGCTTAAGGAGTACCAAGAGTTGGTATGTACCCTAAAATCCTTTTGATTTCATGCATTTAATGCATCATTGATAGGGCTAGAATGTATTTTGCCAAAAATGCGACAATAGGAAAAATGTTGAAATTACATCTATGTGCATTCTTAGCGTGTCTAGGATAGTTTAGAGTGCATTTATGTTAATAATGTAAATATGGTTTTTAAAACTACGTCCATGGTCCTTAAAAGTGCATCTATGGTCAGAATGTGTATAGGATAAGTTTTAGTGGGTTTGCATCAAATGCTAGTGCATTTTTGGTCTTGTTGTGTATATGGCACATATAAGTGTGTTTATGAATTCTCGATGCATTTGTGTCAAATAGTAACGTGTATAGGGTAGAAGTGTGTTTATGCATGATGAAACCGCGTTTAGCGATTTTTCAGTGCGCTTGTGataaatataagtacatgtatGGTCAAAATAGATGCAAAACAGATTGTTGCTATGATAAACAAGAACAACTAGTAGGATACTTAGTCAGATTGATGAAATGCAGTAGTTGCCCCAGCAAAATAGGTTGCAAATTGACTGATGAAGCTGATAAAAgctaaaagtacaaagttgtgtcacacttttataaaggaaatggccaatcttgattcaactttttaaactgAATTAATAAAAAGTgagatatatgttttgaattttgaaatgatgtaaactaattaaatttatattcttttgtgtattttatatttgtaatttaaaaaaaaatttaaaaattatttgaatatagttttttattaagtaaacactataatttagttaccaataaaatgctaaaattgaaagCCCATACgggtaggtgagttggcttgggcgGTGGGTTTTCTCCCCATCGGTCTCGGGTTCGATTACCTCTTGGATTTAAGAGGGAGGACTGGTTGTGGGCTCTGGATTCTCTCCTTAtgggactagtctcgcctcagtTCGCCCCTTCCaggccccaacttggcaataaaagTAAGCCCAAGAAAAGGTAGGTTGGGTCGCGGGGATACCCTTGGcgtaatgaaaaaaaaataaacattgtaaaattgaagttacataaggcaccacactttatttagtaaattgtaccatttttacttcaatttttttgtgtatgttGATAACTTCAaattttagtgcatggatatattttttgctattttttataaatacatatattttcaatgaatttgaaaagttgtgtaaactaaaatataactctttctatTTGGTGCCACcttttttcttcattatttatccaaattagaaataattatatcatct from Cryptomeria japonica chromosome 3, Sugi_1.0, whole genome shotgun sequence harbors:
- the LOC131068398 gene encoding BTB/POZ domain-containing protein At5g48800-like, with translation MILTSIQSCLDWLSLDVPSDLTVETGGARFALHKAPLVSKCGRIRRMLAVESTDTDRVEAYLNLPELPGGAEAFELVAKYCYGLDLGISTYNVAAIRCAAEYLEMEQEPNIHGLDSLAQSYFNNIVLPNLANTIAVLRSCNNLLPLADDLQIVNICIKNIVSVACNELMVCRNGWDSEDQKGLEESWVKKLTELHIDFFERIMSAMKARGVKQEIISGALMNYAHNSLDGLSQKQREQRSVVEGIAALLPPGKNAAPTSFLSGLLRTAITVDASPQCRMELESRLAMSLDRATSHDLLVVSFSHSSDTLFDVEVVQRVVTNFLAFALTDSAGDEYEEDEQGAVEFASQISGNAMEKVSTLMDSYLAEIAPDKNLNISKFILLAEAVGEKGRLVDDGLYRAIDICLKAHPAATDGERNKLCKLMDCQKLSAEACMHAAKNHRLPLHVVVQVLYFEQLRLRHEIKSGSTNDLEFGDKCPSQVMNKRFLSALSSSRDGYESVRMENRDLRFEFCRMRMRMTDLEKQCVRMNQIMEGWRPQVVEGYGYEEISKARTRPMAEYGTVSDRDFMVDTDMVRKVLEIKNSQIRGQAYAIQDPFILNGIRLAQEKESIRKSRNFFHIFDDFRRFQNTRKPENDAGFSNKFYEDTEVDFKSKPDFKSKRGHKAERND